The genomic DNA AACTTGAAACATTATACCACCTTTTAAAAACTGTGACCATGAAGAAGGAAATTTTCAGTCAGTTAGAATGAATTCCGGCGCTTCTTCTTTAAGGAACGCCCTCCATAAACCACCATTTTCTTGATACCTTCGACCGTATCGCTTCTTCATCGTGTCCACAAGATCAGGCGATCCCGCTTCAAAGACGGGACCTAGGGTCCATTCATGGGTCACCAGAGGGACTTTCCTCACAAAATAGGTCCTGTCCTTCTTGACATCCGACATTCCCCTTAAGCGGACAGGCTCCCGGTGATCGCCCAATAAAGGCATGCAGATGGGCTCTCCGCCCTCATGGCCTTCAATGGAAACAGGTTCCCATGGCACTGTCATCATCACTGCACCCAGGGTCTTCTTAGAAGGCGAAAGGGACCGGGTCTGGAGAAACTGAAAGAACAGTGTCGTCCCCTTGATCGTCTTGTAATCAAATAAAAGCCATTCTGAAAATACGTTTTCAGTAAGGCTGTCTCTTGCCACCGGGGCGAACCGTTTAGTGAAGATCATCTTTGCCCTGACGATTTCCCGGATGTTGGTTTCTTGCCGACAGAACTCCATCGCGGAATCGTACACCGCACGTGTCTGTTCCTCTGCTATCAATTGTTTACGATGACGGTACTCCGTCAGATCCAGCAATTCTCTCTGTGCGTCCATTCTGCTCACCTATCCACTCGTTGTCCTCCACGCCGGTCCCGTTATCCTCTGGTATAGTACCCCCATGGGGATCATCTGAAACGGCCAGGAAAAAAGAGTATCCTGCCGATGACATCTTCCAATCGATTCACCAACAGGATACCACATATTACCTTATGCTTCCACTCAGACGAGCGTTTCCAGCTCGGTCTCGGAGATCAGCACATCCCTCGGCTTGCTTCCCCTTGCTTCTGAGATGATGCCATTATTCTCCATCATTTCCATCAGTCTTGCTGCACGGTTGTAGCCGATCCGGAATCGCCTTTGAAGGGAAGATGCCGAGGCACCCCCCTGATCGACGACAAATTCACATGCTTCAAGAAATAATTCATCTTCTTCTTCTGTGACCTGTGCTTTCTTCAGGAGTTCATCCTGTTCAAAAAGATAATGGGGTGCACGCTGGTCCCTGACATGGGAGATGATTTCATCGATTTCGTCATCAGAGACGAACGTACCTTGAAGCCGGACCGGCTTGGATGACCCATTTTCGAGGAACAGCATATCCCCGCGCCCGAGTAACCGTTCCGCTCCGCTTCCATCTATGATGGTCCGTGAGTCGACGGCAGATGAGACGGAGAACGCAACCCTTGTCGGTACGTTCGCTTTGATCAGTCCGGTAATGACATCGACTGAAGGTCGCTGGGTCGCGATGATGAGATGGATTCCGCATGCCCTCGCTTTTTGGGCGATGCGACAGATGGCTTCTTCCACATCTGCAGGTGACATCATCATCAGGTCGGCAAGCTCGTCGATGACGATGACGAGATACGGAAGCTTATCGCTGTACTGCTTGTTCCTGGTGGCAAGTTCATTGAATCGCTTGATATCCCTTACTCCTGTATGGGCGAAGAGTTCGTACCTGCGCTCCATCTCTTCGACGGCCCACTTCAATGCGGCTGTCGCAGCCTTTACATCGGTGATGACGGGGCTGACAAGATGCGGGATGCGGTTATAAGGAGCAAGCTCCACCATCTTCGGATCGATCAGCATCATCTTCAGCTCGTCGGGAGATGATTTATACAGGAGACTGACGAGGATCGAGTTGATGCACACGCTCTTACCGGAACCGGTGGCCCCGGCAATCAGCCCGTGGGGCATCTTGCTAAGATCCGTGACGATCGGCTGCCCGGAAATATCAAGACCGAGGGCAGCTGTAAGCGGTGAGTCCGCCTCTTGGAATGCAGGGCTCGCAATGACTTCGCTGATGCAGACAGGACGGCTGTCCCGATTCGGCACCTCGATCCCGATCGTATGCTTACCCGGGATGGGCGCTTCGATCCTGATATCCTTGGCAGCGAGGCTCAGCTTGATATCATCTGAAAGGTTCGTGATTTTGTTTACTTTCACCCCTGGTTCAGGCTGTACCTCAAACCGGGTGACGGACGGTCCCTGTGTCACATTCACGACCTTCGCCCTCACGTTGAAATTCAGAAGGGTCTCATCGAGGAGTGCACTCTGGGTGTCCAGCCATTCTTCACTCATCGTTTTGGATACAGGGGGATTCAAGTATTCAAGAGTCGGAAACTCGTACTCATTCAACGTCTTGGTGGAAGAACTGAGCTCACTGTAGCTCTTTACGGCATCCTCCCCTTGAACGATTCCCTGCTCCATTTCAGGTTCACTTTCATGATGCTCTTCCACGACTTCTGTCACCTGTGGGTTTTGAACCCTAGGTTCGGGAGAAGGACCAGGCTGCTGCCGGCGCTCGGACATACTCCGCTTATCCTGATTCAGCATGAGGACATTGAACGGAAGATGCGACCGTTTCTTCTGTTTCCGTTCTTCCTGGAACTCCTCTACAGGCATGGCGTTTTCTGCTTCTGCATCATGTTTTGAAACAGCCGCATCCCTATCCTCTCGGGATTCTGCATGCAAAGGGGCGATATGTTCTTCCGTGTTCACAACCGGCGTAACGTGTTCCACGTACTCATCGGAAGGAGCTGATTCCGCTTGATCTTCAAACCGGACATCTTCCCTTTCCCCAGAGCCCCGATAGATGCAGGGGCATCCGTTATGTCCAATGTTCCTGTCGCATCGAAAACCTCTTCGTCAACGGCTGGGGATGACAGATCTTCTGACCTTTCTTCTGTCACTGTTTCGGTAATCGGCGCCACATCATGTTCTTCTGAAGGGCTCTTGAATTCATGTAATTCAAAATCCACCGCTTCTTCCGATCGGGCTTCGACCTCCGGTACATCATGATGGGCAGGCGGGGCGGGCAGGGGCTCCTCCCTCACATCCGGTACATTGACCGAAGCAGGTGTCTGACCATGTAAAAAGTTGCCCAGTTCGTACTCGACTTCTTGCTTTTTGATCGGCCGCTCCCTGAATCCATAGATCGGTGAAGGGATTTCCGTCGGCTTGAACGGTCTGATCCCCTTCCCTTTCTGTACTTTTGAAGTGACCGTTTTAGACGGTGCGGACGTTGATTGGTGTACAGGTTTGGGTTGTGCCTCCTTGCGTGGACGCTCCACCCGTTCTTTCTCACGCTTAGGGCGTTCGGGCTGCTTTTCCGTGACTTCTTTCTTATCACGGTCCCGGGTCCGTCTTTCCCGGCTCCCCCCTTCCCCATCACCGATCAAAGGAAAACGGAAATTCCCTTTCGGATATTGATAGGTCATCCGCGCCTCGACATCACGCTGATAGGGGGCCGACTGACTCCCCCCTGCTTCGGGGCAGGGCGATGCACCTCGTCTTCCACATATTCTTCATAACTATCATCAACATCAGAAAATTTCCCGATTATCTTCTTAATCCAACTCACGTCAATCACTCTTTCCTTCATACTTACTATCATTCTATCAGTTCACCGGAAAAATTCGAGACATTTCACCATAAAATGAACATTGTTAGAAAAATGTGTCGAAACCAACATCCATGTAAATAGAATGTAACAAGAAAAGCGCAGGGGGCTTGCCCTGAGGCGACAAGCATAAGGCGAAGATCTCGGAAAGGCGTTCTGTGCCTTTTTGAGATCTTTGACTTATGACCTCGAGCCTTAAGCACCCGGAGCTGGACATGAAGAAAAGCGGAGGCGGGTTGGGCTGACCCGACAAGCATAAGGCGAAGGCACCGGAAAGGCGTTCTATGCCTTTTTGGGGTCTTTGACTTATGACCTCGAGGGGCAACCCGCCGGAGCTGGACATATAGAAAAGCGCAGGGGGCTTGCCCTGAGGCGACAAGCATAAGGCGAAGGCACCGGAAAGGCGTTCTGTGCCTTTTTGGGATCTTTGACTTATGACCTCGAGCCTCAAGCACCCGGAGCTGGACACGAAGAAAAGCGGAGGGGGCTCGACCTGAGGCGACAAGCATAAGGCGAAGATCTCGGAAAGGCGTTCTTGGCCTTTTTGAGATCTTTGACTTATGACCTCGAGCCTCAAGCACCCGGAGCTGGACATGCAGAAGATCGAAAAGATTCATCAACCAAACAAAAAAAACCGGACCACATCAGGCCCGGGTGAACATGCAATTATCCTTTGAACGCTTGTCCCACTTCGTATTGATTGTCGAGGACGAGGATTCCTTTTTCTTGGGGAGCATCCGGTAGGTCGAGTTCTTTGGCAGAGCAGATCATGCCGGAAGAAGGCACTCCGCGAAGCTCTGCATCTTTGATGACCATCCCGCTCGGCATAACGGCGCCGACTTTTGCCACAACCACTTTTTGTCCTTGATCCACATTCGGGGCTCCGCAGACGATTTGAAGTGTTTCGTCACCGATCTCCACCTTGCAGATATTGAGCTTGTCAGCATTGGGATGCTTTTCTTTTTCTGCTACGTACCCGACGACGAACTTAGGGGTGAAATCTCCTTCAAGCACATCTTCAAAGCCGTTTTTAGCGATGGCTTCGTTGATGCTCTTCAGCTTCTCATCATCCATCTCCACTTGACCTTTCGCTTCAAGGCTTAGATAAGCGGAAGCGTTGAACAGATTGTAACCGACGGTTTCACCGGATTCTTCATTGAACAGGCGGGCTGCATCGCCTTTTCTTTCATGACCGACGCTTCCTTCGAATGTCGGATCCATTGTGATGATGAGGGTATCGCCGATGCCCTCCAGATTATAAAATACGTTCATGTATGTTACTCCCTTTCTTTTTTACGATTTTTAGCTAGTATGAAGATCGGCTCAAGCTCTCCTTCATCGTATACGAAGGACAGCGCAGTGATGGGAACATTCCCGTTGGTGAAGAAGCTCATGGTCATTTGCGCGAGGACGTCATAGCCGGTCTCATTCCGCATATCCCCGATGATCAACACATCCTGGTGGGGAACCGATACCGTCATCTCCCCTGATACTGTTTCCTTCATATCCCGTAAAAAGGATTCGTTCAGGATCCTGCTCGCGTCGTAGCCATCATTTTGATTCAGGAAATAGAATGTATTCCCTGCCACTTCATCTTTTTTCATGGCGGTCGGGAGACGCCTCACATTGAAGAGGGCGATTTCCCTGAGCTGTTCCCGTGTCCACCCTTCCGATTTCATCATCCGCTCATCGATCAGGCGATAGGTGCTTCCTGAATCGAGTGCGTAATAGATCCTTGTCTCGGCTGTATGATCATCTGTGATCAACGGGATGTCATCGGGGGATTCCGTTGCAAAGGAAGTGGACCGGATGACAGGGAAGATATTCTGTTCATGTTTGTTCGGCTTTTCTTCGCCCATGGCATTCAATGCTTCCTCTACATAGTAGACCACTTCGTCGATGATGGTTTTGTTGTTTTCCTTCCACTTGGACACGATGGGGGGAAGTGCGACTGTCATCCCCTTCTTTGTGTCCTTCCGCTCGATGCGGAGTGTTTCTTTTTCCCGGTCGTATGTAATCAGGCGTTCAGATGACTGGAGCCGGTCCTGAAGTTGTTTTTTTAATTTTTTTGTGTCCATGGTGTAACCTCCTTCCACATGCGGTCTCGCTTCTGCTATTTTACATGAAAAGCTCCGGATTTCAAAAGGAAATCACGAAATGTCCTCGCTGTACCATCCGACACCACAGGCAGAAGGCGGTCGCATCATATCTGCTTGGCTGGACTCATTCAGTGTAACCAGCAGAAAAAAAGGAATTCCTCCAATGGGGAATTCCTTTCGATCCACTTAGCCAAGCTGATTCATGAAATTCTCGATTTCTTCTTTCGTTTTGCGGTCCTTGCTGACGAAACGCCCCAGTTCCTTGCCGTCTCCGAATGCCAGGAAGCTCGGGATCCCAAAGATATCGTTTTCGATGCAGATATCGATGAATTGATCGCGATCCACGTAAATGAACGTGAATTCGCTGTACTCACTTTCGATTTCAGGAAGGATCGGTTCGATGATCCGGCAGTCCGGACACCAATCCGCCGAGAACATGAATACATGCTTCCCATTCGCCTTCAACTCGTGAAATTCCTCTTCTGATGCCAGTTTTCGCATGTTACTTACCTCCAATATCAAGCGTTAATTGATCGGGTTTGATCAACCCTAGTTTACGCATATATTCAGATAGTAACAGGCTGATGAGGGCAGGTCCAATGATATGCAACACGAGGACCTGGATCAGGACACCCGTACTGAACCCCATGGTCTGGAACGTCATGATCTGACCGACCAATCCGCTTGTCCCCATTCCGGCTCCCGCTGCATTATTCTCCATCACCCAGATCGTCGTCCCGATCGGGGCGAGGATCATACCCGCCAGTGTCGGCGGCAGGAGGATGAGGGGATTGCGCAGGATATTCGGCACCTGGAGCATCGAGGTCCCGATGCCTTGAGCAAGCAGACCACCAAACCGGTTCTCCCTATAGCTTATGACCGCGAACCCGACCATCTGAGCGGCACAGCCGATCGTTGCTGCACCTGCAGCCACTCCATTCAAATCGAGCATGAGGGCGATGGCGGCACTTGAGATCGGTGCCGTCAGGGCGAGACCCATGAGCATGGCCACGAGGATCCCCATCAAAATCGGCCGCTGCTCTGTTGCCCAGCTGATCCATCCGCCGAACATCGTCATGAATGTCGAAATACCCGGTCCGATGAAGGAAGCCGCCGCAAACCCTGTGAGAATGGTCGTAAACGGGGTGACGATGATATCAAGCTTCGTCGTTTTACTGATCAGCTTCCCGACTTCCACAGACAGGACCGCCGCCACATACGCACCGGCCGGTCCACCGAGTGCCGCACCGGCTGCCCCCGTAACGACTGCCGAGAAAAGCACGAGCGGCGGAGCCCCGAGTCCATAGGCAATGGCCGCACCGATGGCAGGACCCATCATGGAAGAAGCCACGCCTCCCATCTCGATCAAAAACTGTTGCAATCCATCTGGCAGAAACCCTGCCTGTTCCCCGATCGTCTTCATGATCAAACCGATGATCAGGGAACTGAATAACCCAAGAGCCATATAGCTCAAGGCATCTATTACATATACCCTCGCCGAGGGGTTAACGCCCTTTTTAGCTAGCCATTCCTTCATGTTGCTTCCCCTTTCAACCCTTACTCTTTTACTAGTGTAAAGACACATGTATCGTTTGTCCAGATAAAAATACACACAAAAAAAAGATCCGATCGCATGGATCAGATCTTAGGAAGTCTTCACGGAAGTCGCCATCTTCATCATCATTTTTGCATGATCAGACAGATCGCCTTCATCTGACTGGGTGGAAACCTTCGTCCCCCCCACCCCGACGATGAGCTCAAATTTTTCAGAATCGGGGATGCTCTTGATGATGTAATACCCCAACCCGTCCCTTCCTTGGAACGTTCCTTTTTTCACCACGTCGGTTTCATCTTCAAGGGACGTTTTATATAGAAGGTCGCTGTCCTTATCTTCTTGGGGATTGTTGAACAGGATGAACGTATCCGACCCTTTCTTGATGATCACATTATGAGAAGTCTCTTTTTCCACTTCGGCTCCGAAGGGCAGGTAGAATTCGATGTCCCCTGCTTTCTCTTTCGCTTCTGCCTTATGATCGACCATATCTTCTACGACTTTCGCCGTTTTATCCTTCTCTTCGTCAATTGAGGTGCTGCACCCTGCTAACGTAAGGGCAAGAATGAATAAAACCGATAAATAGCGCTTCATTCTCCGTCATCCTCCTTTATTCTGCTAAACCTACGCTTATGATACCCTCACAAAGTCCCAATGACAACCCGTTTTCTTACAGGTATGCTGTTTTTGCTGGGAAGAAAGGTTAATTTTGACTCGGATGGGGTAAATCGTGTAGGAAACAGTAACAGATAGGGGATGATCACAATGAATATGACGGTATACCTGGCAGGGGAGATACATAGTACCTGGAGGGATGATGTCAAAAGCGAAGCGGAGAAAAGGGGACTGAACATCCAGTTCTCAGGACCGATGGAAAATCATGACCGTTCCGATTCCATCGGGGAAGAAATTCTTGGCACTCAGCCGAACGCCATCCTGAAAGATGAGGCAGCTTCTGCCTTCAATAATTTGCGCACCAAGATCCTGATGGAAAAAGCAGATCTCGTCATCGCTTACTTCGGAGAAGAATACAAACAGTGGAATTCAGCCATGGATGCCGGCATTGCCCTCGCGAAGGACAAGCCGTTGATCCTGATCCGTCCGGAAAAGCTCCACCATCCGCTGAAAGAAATTTCCCGGCGGGCAGATGTGACGGTTTCCACGATTGAACAGGCTCTTCAAGCCATCACCTATATTTTTGAAGAATAATGATTCCATCGCCTGCCCTCTTATCCTGGGCGGGCGAATTTGTTCTCTGCCGGGTGTAAAGCGCTTACAAAATAGTTTGACAATTCAAAAACGAATAAATATTAGTAATATATAGAAATAAATGGTATAATTAAAATTTTATTAATTTCTTTTTGACTTTATAAAAATCTTAAAATATTATAGTAAAAGAATAAGGAGGTTGTAATATGTCATCATCGAATAAACAGAAAATTGTGGAAAGTGTACCTCAGACCGGGTTCTTCGGTCACCCCAAAGGGTTGTTCACATTATTCTTCACAGAATTCTGGGAGCGTTTTTCATACTACGGTATGAAAGCCATCCTTGTATATTATATGTACTACGAGGTATCAAAAGGCGGACTCGGCATCGAGGAAGGTACTGCGCTCGCCATCGTTTCCATCTACGGTTCCCTGGTGTATATGTCAGGGGTCATCGGAGGGTGGCTGGCCGACCGGGTATTCGGGACGTCGAAGGCCGTCTTCTACGGCGGGATCTTCATCATGTTCGGGCATATCGCCCTTGCATTCCCGGGGAACTTCTCCATGTTCATTGTTTCCATGGTACTGATCGTCATCGGTACTGGGTTGCTTAAACCGAACGTATCAACCGTCGTCGGTGAAATGTACAGTCAGGAAGATACACGCCGCGACTCGGCTTTCAGCATCTTCTACATGGGTATCAACCTTGGTGGATTCGTTTCACCACTCGTTGTGGGTAGCCTTCAAAAGAACTACGGCTTCCACTGGGGATTTGCGGCAGCAGCCATCGGGATGTTCCTCGGACTTGTCGTGTTCATGGTAAGCAAACGTTCTACATTGGGACTTGCCGGTACGTATGTGCCGAACCCGCTGACAGCAGCCGAGAAAAAGAAATACGGTTGGATTACGGCGGTGGTCGTGATTGTCCTGGCCGTCATCCTTGGGTGGACCATTCCAGCCGGAATCTTCACGCTGAATGTATTCATTAATATTGTCGGAATCTTCGGTGTGGTGGTACCTCTTGCGTACTTCCTAATCATGTACTACAGCCCTAAAACATCGGCACAGGAACGCTCACAGGTAATCGCCTATATCCCGCTATTCATTGCTGCGGTCATGTTCTGGTCCATCCAGGAACAGGGTGCAACCATCCTTGCAACATACGCTGATAAAAAGACACAGCTCGATCTTTTCGGGTTTGAGATCTCACCTGCGTGGTTCCAATCCCTTAACCCGTTGTTCATCCTTCTCCTTGCACCGGTATTTGCCTGGTTATGGGTGAAGCTCGGTAACCGCCAACCGATCATCCCGCGTAAATTCTCATGGGGTCTGATCTTTGCAGGTCTTTCATTCCTTGTCATCCTCATTCCAGGATACTTCACTCCTGATGGCGGACTCGTGAATCCGATCTGGCTCGTACTCAGTTATTTCATCGTTGTCATCGGGGAACTTCTCCTTTCGCCTGTCGGCCTTTCTGCGACAACGAAGCTTGCTCCTCAAGCCTTCTCTGCACAAACCATGAGCCTTTGGTTCCTGGCACCTGCTGCGGCACAGGCGTTGAATGCACAGCTCGTCAGATTCTACTCGCCGGCAACAGAAAATGTGTATTTCGGTACCATCGGTGGTGTGTCCATCGTATTGGGCCTCATCCTCTTCCTGATTGGTCCTAAGATCCAGACCTACATGAAGGGAATTAAATAAGTCAAAAAAGCAGCCTCTTCATGAGGCTGCTTTTATTTATTCAGTGCTTACCAATCCTTATTACATCCGTGGTTCCGGTTTCCTTCATTGCGCCTGCATCCGCCATAGTTCCTGTTTCCTTCATTACGTCTGCAGCCTCCACGATCACCATCACAGCGATTGCGCCTGCAACAGCAGCGGTTACCGAATAGGAATTTGTCCCAATCACAGCAGAAGTTGAAGCCCCAACAACAGTTACGGCGACACCCGCCTTCATTGTGTCCTTTATAGCATCCCATGTGTTTTTGCCCCCCTTGTACAAGAGATTTACCGCATGCTTTCGCATCCGATCTACTCTATCCTATGAGGATGGGCTCTAATTGGTATGGGCCGAGTCATATATTCCCGCGTTTATCTCTGTTTCTTCCATCATATTCCCACTGCCCGATCAAGAGTTTAACGACATGGATGAACATCGCTTCCCTCGTCACCAGACCGTTCGTGAATACCCCTACCGCCCCTTCTCGATGACGCACACCTTCCCGTTTCGTATATGCATCCATCAATGGCCCAAGCTCTCCGCCTCCGCGAAGTTTATAGGCAATCTCGTCAGGTAGTAGAATCCGTGCCCCTCCTGCTACAAATTCGCGGCCATCGGCGTCTACCAAGGCTCCCCAGTTACAGAGGAAAAGTCCCGATGACGTGTCGACGACCCCGCCTTCCAGACCGATGCCTGCGTGAAACGCCCCGATACTGTTCCTCGCCCGGTTCACCGCCCCTCTGATCGTCTCTTCATCAGAAAACGGCTGTGCACTGACCCCGGATTCCGCCTCTATTGGATAGACTGTTGCACCGGGACCGATTGCCTTCTGAATCGCTGAAACCTTCGCCGGATTTGTCGTCCCTACTCCGATATTCTTCATTTCCTTCCCCCCCATTTTCATAAAAGAAGACCGCCACGATTATCGGGCGGTCTCATCAATCATCCGTTATTCCGGATCGTTTCCACTGTGGAACGGTCACACTGTTTCACGAGCTTTACGATCAATTCTTTCGCTGCAGCGTAATCATCGATATGGATCATGGACGCATGCGTATGGATGTACCGCGAGCAAATACCGACGACCGCACTCGGCACCCCTTCATTGGACATGTGAACACGGCCTGCATCCGTCCCCCCTTGGGAGACGAAGTATTGATAAGGGATGGAGTTCGTTTCCGCCGTATCAAGGACGAATTCCCTCATGCCCCTGTGCGTGACCATGGAACGGTCGAGGATCCGGAGAAGGGCCCCTTTCCCGAGCTGTCCAAATTCATTTTTATCCCCTGACATATCATTGGCCGGGCTGGCATCAAGGGCAAAGAATAGATCCGGATTGATCATGTTGGCCGCCGTCTGCGCCCCCCTCAATCCTACTTCCTCCTGAACGGTGGCACCTGAGTACAGCGTGTTTGGAAGCTGCTCACCATGGAGTTCCTTCAGAAGCTCGATGGACAATCCGCAGCCGTAACGGTTATCCCATGCTTTCGCGAGGATCTTCTTCTCGTTGGCCATCGGTGTGAACGGACAGATCGGTACGATCTGCTGGCCCGGTTTGATGCCGATCCGGAGGGCATCCTCTTTGTCATCGGCCCCGATATCAATGAGCATGTTCTTGATATCCATCGGCTTCGAACGCTGAGCTTCTCCCAGGAGATGCGGGGGATGCTTCCGATTACACCGGTGATCGGTCCGTTGTCTGTGATGATCTGGACGCGCTGGGCGAGGAGGACCTGGCTCCACCAGCCGCCGAGGGTCTGAAAGCGCAGCATCCCGTTCTCCGTGATGGAGGTCACCATGAAGCCCACTTCATCCATATGTCCGGCCACCATGACAACCGGACCATTGCCGTCCCCCTTCCTCACTCCGAATACGCCACCCAACCGATCCTGTACGAGCTCATCCGAATAGGCGGAGAGCTGTTCTTTCATGAAAGCCCTCACGGCATGTTCATTACCGGGAGCACCCGGGAGTTCTGTCAGCGTTTTGAATAGTTCCAATGTATCCTGATTCATTTCATTTACCCCATTTCGTTTTCACATCTTTATGTATACATCCATTTTACAGAACTTTCTCACCTCTTACCACCGATTGGATTCAAATATGATTCTCTTTTTTCCGT from Rossellomorea marisflavi includes the following:
- a CDS encoding DNA translocase FtsK, whose protein sequence is MEHVTPVVNTEEHIAPLHAESREDRDAAVSKHDAEAENAMPVEEFQEERKQKKRSHLPFNVLMLNQDKRSMSERRQQPGPSPEPRVQNPQVTEVVEEHHESEPEMEQGIVQGEDAVKSYSELSSSTKTLNEYEFPTLEYLNPPVSKTMSEEWLDTQSALLDETLLNFNVRAKVVNVTQGPSVTRFEVQPEPGVKVNKITNLSDDIKLSLAAKDIRIEAPIPGKHTIGIEVPNRDSRPVCISEVIASPAFQEADSPLTAALGLDISGQPIVTDLSKMPHGLIAGATGSGKSVCINSILVSLLYKSSPDELKMMLIDPKMVELAPYNRIPHLVSPVITDVKAATAALKWAVEEMERRYELFAHTGVRDIKRFNELATRNKQYSDKLPYLVIVIDELADLMMMSPADVEEAICRIAQKARACGIHLIIATQRPSVDVITGLIKANVPTRVAFSVSSAVDSRTIIDGSGAERLLGRGDMLFLENGSSKPVRLQGTFVSDDEIDEIISHVRDQRAPHYLFEQDELLKKAQVTEEEDELFLEACEFVVDQGGASASSLQRRFRIGYNRAARLMEMMENNGIISEARGSKPRDVLISETELETLV
- the ytpR gene encoding YtpR family tRNA-binding protein yields the protein MNVFYNLEGIGDTLIITMDPTFEGSVGHERKGDAARLFNEESGETVGYNLFNASAYLSLEAKGQVEMDDEKLKSINEAIAKNGFEDVLEGDFTPKFVVGYVAEKEKHPNADKLNICKVEIGDETLQIVCGAPNVDQGQKVVVAKVGAVMPSGMVIKDAELRGVPSSGMICSAKELDLPDAPQEKGILVLDNQYEVGQAFKG
- a CDS encoding DUF1444 domain-containing protein encodes the protein MDTKKLKKQLQDRLQSSERLITYDREKETLRIERKDTKKGMTVALPPIVSKWKENNKTIIDEVVYYVEEALNAMGEEKPNKHEQNIFPVIRSTSFATESPDDIPLITDDHTAETRIYYALDSGSTYRLIDERMMKSEGWTREQLREIALFNVRRLPTAMKKDEVAGNTFYFLNQNDGYDASRILNESFLRDMKETVSGEMTVSVPHQDVLIIGDMRNETGYDVLAQMTMSFFTNGNVPITALSFVYDEGELEPIFILAKNRKKERE
- a CDS encoding thioredoxin family protein is translated as MRKLASEEEFHELKANGKHVFMFSADWCPDCRIIEPILPEIESEYSEFTFIYVDRDQFIDICIENDIFGIPSFLAFGDGKELGRFVSKDRKTKEEIENFMNQLG
- a CDS encoding PTS transporter subunit IIC codes for the protein MKEWLAKKGVNPSARVYVIDALSYMALGLFSSLIIGLIMKTIGEQAGFLPDGLQQFLIEMGGVASSMMGPAIGAAIAYGLGAPPLVLFSAVVTGAAGAALGGPAGAYVAAVLSVEVGKLISKTTKLDIIVTPFTTILTGFAAASFIGPGISTFMTMFGGWISWATEQRPILMGILVAMLMGLALTAPISSAAIALMLDLNGVAAGAATIGCAAQMVGFAVISYRENRFGGLLAQGIGTSMLQVPNILRNPLILLPPTLAGMILAPIGTTIWVMENNAAGAGMGTSGLVGQIMTFQTMGFSTGVLIQVLVLHIIGPALISLLLSEYMRKLGLIKPDQLTLDIGGK
- a CDS encoding YtoQ family protein gives rise to the protein MNMTVYLAGEIHSTWRDDVKSEAEKRGLNIQFSGPMENHDRSDSIGEEILGTQPNAILKDEAASAFNNLRTKILMEKADLVIAYFGEEYKQWNSAMDAGIALAKDKPLILIRPEKLHHPLKEISRRADVTVSTIEQALQAITYIFEE
- a CDS encoding peptide MFS transporter, coding for MSSSNKQKIVESVPQTGFFGHPKGLFTLFFTEFWERFSYYGMKAILVYYMYYEVSKGGLGIEEGTALAIVSIYGSLVYMSGVIGGWLADRVFGTSKAVFYGGIFIMFGHIALAFPGNFSMFIVSMVLIVIGTGLLKPNVSTVVGEMYSQEDTRRDSAFSIFYMGINLGGFVSPLVVGSLQKNYGFHWGFAAAAIGMFLGLVVFMVSKRSTLGLAGTYVPNPLTAAEKKKYGWITAVVVIVLAVILGWTIPAGIFTLNVFINIVGIFGVVVPLAYFLIMYYSPKTSAQERSQVIAYIPLFIAAVMFWSIQEQGATILATYADKKTQLDLFGFEISPAWFQSLNPLFILLLAPVFAWLWVKLGNRQPIIPRKFSWGLIFAGLSFLVILIPGYFTPDGGLVNPIWLVLSYFIVVIGELLLSPVGLSATTKLAPQAFSAQTMSLWFLAPAAAQALNAQLVRFYSPATENVYFGTIGGVSIVLGLILFLIGPKIQTYMKGIK
- a CDS encoding DUF84 family protein, whose amino-acid sequence is MKNIGVGTTNPAKVSAIQKAIGPGATVYPIEAESGVSAQPFSDEETIRGAVNRARNSIGAFHAGIGLEGGVVDTSSGLFLCNWGALVDADGREFVAGGARILLPDEIAYKLRGGGELGPLMDAYTKREGVRHREGAVGVFTNGLVTREAMFIHVVKLLIGQWEYDGRNRDKRGNI